The Salvelinus sp. IW2-2015 linkage group LG34, ASM291031v2, whole genome shotgun sequence genome has a window encoding:
- the si:dkey-117m1.4 gene encoding uncharacterized protein si:dkey-117m1.4, producing the protein MGRVGRVVLCGERDGVLFRGMSLHHICLELDVMSGNSADSYSEGDSDGEGRKEKGEVAPPSLLMVRKGRTNSRTPRARKLKVTPSSASPLSPSVPGRRRGSGKRGVLKRPWSDAERAAVEEHLTCNIAELRVPAKADCERCLQSCPLLVTNRRDWRAIKFYCHNRIQLLKKNQRREDDGTPIMVC; encoded by the exons ATGGGTAGAGTGGGGCGCGTGGTGCTGTGCGGGGAGAGAGACGGCGTGTTGTTCCGGGGGATGAGCCTCCACCACATCTGTCTGGAGCTTGACG TGATGTCAGGCAACTCGGCCGACTCGTACTCGGAGGGCGACTCTGACGGCGAGGGGCGGAAGGAGAAGGGCGAGGTGGCCCCTCCCAGCCTGCTGATGGTGAGGAAGGGCAGGACCAACAGCAGGACGCCGCGTGCCAGGAAACTCAAGGTCACGCCCTCCTCCGCATCGCCCCTCTCCCCCTCGGTCCCCGGCCGCAGGAGAGGCTCAG GCAAACGCGGCGTCCTCAAGCGCCCGTGGTCGGACGCAGAGCGTGCCGCTGTGGAGGAGCACCTGACCTGCAACATCGCCGAGCTGCGCGTGCCCGCCAAGGCCGACTGCGAGCGCTGCCTGCAGAGCTGCCCGCTGCTGGTCACCAACCGGCGCGACTGGCGGGCCATCAAATTCTACTGTCACAACCGCATCCAGCTGCTCAAGAAGAACCAGCGGCGCGAGGACGACGGGACGCCCATCATGGTGTGCTGA